A genomic window from Cricetulus griseus strain 17A/GY chromosome 4, alternate assembly CriGri-PICRH-1.0, whole genome shotgun sequence includes:
- the Ctnnb1 gene encoding catenin beta-1: MATQADLMELDMAMEPDRKAAVSHWQQQSYLDSGIHSGATTTAPSLSGKGNPEEEDVDTSQVLYEWEQGFSQSFTQEQVADIDGQYAMTRAQRVRAAMFPETLDEGMQIPSTQFDAAHPTNVQRLAEPSQMLKHAVVNLINYQDDAELATRAIPELTKLLNDEDQVVVNKAAVMVHQLSKKEASRHAIMRSPQMVSAIVRTMQNTNDVETARCTAGTLHNLSHHREGLLAIFKSGGIPALVKMLGSPVDSVLFYAITTLHNLLLHQEGAKMAVRLAGGLQKMVALLNKTNVKFLAITTDCLQILAYGNQESKLIILASGGPQALVNIMRTYTYEKLLWTTSRVLKVLSVCSSNKPAIVEAGGMQALGLHLTDPSQRLVQNCLWTLRNLSDAATKQEGMEGLLGTLVQLLGSDDINVVTCAAGILSNLTCNNYKNKMMVCQVGGIEALVRTVLRAGDREDITEPAICALRHLTSRHQEAEMAQNAVRLHYGLPVVVKLLHPPSHWPLIKATVGLIRNLALCPANHAPLREQGAIPRLVQLLVRAHQDTQRRTSMGGTQQQFVEGVRMEEIVEGCTGALHILARDVHNRIVIRGLNTIPLFVQLLYSPIENIQRVAAGVLCELAQDKEAAEAIEAEGATAPLTELLHSRNEGVATYAAAVLFRMSEDKPQDYKKRLSVELTSSLFRTEPMAWNETADLGLDIGAQGEALGYRQDDPSYRSFHSGGYGQDALGMDPMMEHEMGGHHPGADYPVDGLPDLGHAQDLMDGLPPGDSNQLAWFDTDL; the protein is encoded by the exons ATGGCTACTCAAG ctgATCTAATGGAGTTGGACATGGCCATGGAGCCGGACAGAAAAGCTGCTGTTAGTCACTGGCAGCAGCAGTCATACTTGGATTCTGGAATCCATTCTGGTGCCACCACCACAGCTCCTTCTCTGAGTGGCAAGGGCAACCCTGAGGAAGAAGATGTGGACACCTCCCAAGTCCTGTATGAGTGGGAGCAAGGTTTTTCCCAGTCCTTCACTCAAGAGCAAGTGGCGG ATATTGACGGACAGTACGCCATGACTCGGGCTCAGAGGGTGCgagctgccatgttccctgagaCCCTAGATGAGGGTATGCAGATCCCGTCCACACAGTTTGACGCGGCTCATCCCACCAACGTCCAGCGCCTGGCTGAGCCATCCCAGATGCTGAAGCATGCCGTTGTTAATTTGATTAACTATCAGGATGACGCGGAACTTGCCACACGTGCAATTCCCGAGCTGACAAAACTGCTAAATGATGAGGACCAG GTGGTAGTTAATAAAGCTGCTGTTATGGTTCATCAGCTTTCCAAAAAGGAAGCTTCCAGACATGCCATCATGCGCTCTCCTCAGATGGTGTCTGCTATTGTACGCACCATGCAGAACACAAATGATGTAGAAACAGCTCGTTGTACTGCTGGGACCTTACACAACCTTTCTCACCACCGTGAGGGCTTGCTGGCCATCTTTAAATCTGGAGGCATTCCTGCTCTGGTGAAAATGCTTGG gtCACCAGTGGATTCTGTTCTGTTCTATGCCATCACGACGCTGCACAACCTCCTGCTACATCAGGAAGGAGCTAAAATGGCGGTGCGCCTAGCCGGTGGACTGCAAAAAATGGTTGCTTTGCTCAACAAAACAAACGTGAAATTCTTGGCTATTACAACAGACTGCCTGCAGATCTTAGCTTATGGCAATCAAGAGAGCAAG CTGATCATCCTGGCCAGTGGTGGACCCCAGGCCTTAGTAAATATAATGAGGACCTATACTTATGAGAAGCTTCTGTGGACCACAAGCAGAGTGCTGAAGGTGCTATCTGTCTGCTCCAGCAACAAGCCAGCCATTGTGGAAGCTG GTGGGATGCAGGCACTAGGACTTCACCTGACAGATCCGAGTCAGCGACTTGTTCAGAACTGTCTTTGGACTCTTAGAAACCTTTCAGATGCTGCAACTAAACAG GAAGGGATGGAAGGTCTCCTTGGGACTCTAGTGCAGCTTCTGGGTTCAGATGATATAAATGTGGTCACCTGTGCAGCTGGAATTCTTTCTAACCTCACTTGCAATAATTACAAGAACAAGATGATGGTGTGCCAAGTGGGTGGCATAGAGGCTCTTGTGCGCACTGTCCTTCGTGCTGGTGACAGGGAGGACATTACTGAGCCTGCCATCTGTGCTCTTCGTCATCTGACCAGCCGACATCAGGAAGCTGAGATGGCCCAGAATGCCGTTCGCCTTCACTATGGACTACCTGTTGTGGTTAAACTCCTGCACCCACCATCCCACTGGCCTCTGATAAAG GCGACTGTTGGATTGATTCGAAACCTTGCCCTTTGCCCAGCAAATCATGCACCGTTGCGGGAGCAGGGCGCTATTCCACGACTAGTTCAGTTGCTTGTTCGAGCCCATCAGGACACCCAGCGGCGTACCTCCATGGGTGGGACACAGCAGCAGTTTGTG GAGGGCGTCCGCATGGAGGAGATAGTGGAAGGCTGTACCGGGGCCCTGCATATCCTCGCTCGCGATGTTCACAACCGCATCGTAATCCGAGGACTCAACACCATTCCACTGTTTGTGCAG TTGCTTTATTCTCCCATTGAAAATATCCAAAGAGTAGCTGCAGGGGTCCTTTGTGAACTTGCTCAGGACAAGGAGGCTGCAGAGGCCATAGAAGCTGAGGGAGCCACGGCTCCCCTGACAGAGTTACTTCACTCCAGGAACGAAGGCGTGG caacttATGCAGCTGCTGTCTTATTCCGGATGTCTGAGGACAAGCCACAGGATTACAAGAAACGGCTTTCAGTAGAGCTGACCAGTTCTCTCTTCAGGACAGAGCCAATGGCTTGGAATGAG ACTGCTGATCTTGGCCTGGACATTGGTGCCCAGGGAGAAGCCCTTGGATATCGCCAGGACG ATCCCAGCTACCGTTCCTTTCACTCTGGTGGATACGGCCAGGATGCCTTGGGGATGGACCCTATGATGGAGCATGAGATGGGTGGCCACCACCCTGGTGCTGATTATCCAGTTGATGGGCTGCCAGACCTGGGGCATGCCCAGGACCTCATGGACGGGCTGCCCCCAGGTGACAGCAATCAGCTGGCCTGGTTTGACACTGACCTGTAA